The Neomonachus schauinslandi chromosome 4, ASM220157v2, whole genome shotgun sequence genome includes a region encoding these proteins:
- the LRRC8D gene encoding volume-regulated anion channel subunit LRRC8D, with translation MFTLAEVASLNDIQPTYRILKPWWDVFMDYLAVVMLMVAIFAGTMQLTKDQVVCLPVLPSPVNSKAHTPPGNGAVTTNIPKMEAATDQDQDGRAASDISFGASAVTPDIPLRATYPHTDSTVPNQETKKEKKDPTGRKTNLDFQQYVFINQMCYHLALPWYSKYFPYLALIHTIILMVSSNFWFKYPKTCSKVEHFVSILGKCFESPWTTKALSETACEDSEENKQRITGAQTLPKHVSTSSDEGSPSASTPMINKTGFKFSAEKPVIEVPSMTILDKKDGEQAKALFEKVRKFRAHVEDSDLIYKLYVVQTFIKTAKFIFILCYTANFVNAISFEHVCKPKVEHLTGYEVFECTHNMAYMLKKLLISYISIICVYGFICLYTLFWLFRIPLKEYSFEKVREESSFSDIPDVKNDFAFLLHMVDQYDQLYSKRFGVFLSEVSENKLREISLNHEWTFEKLRQHVSRNAQDKQELHLFMLSGVPDAVFDLTDLDVLKLELIPEAKIPAKISQMTNLQELHLCHCPAKVEQTAFSFLRDHLRCLHVKFTDVAEIPAWVYLLKNLRELYLIGNLNSENNKMIGLESLRELRHLKILHVKSNLTKVPSNITDVAPHLTKLVIHNDGTKLLVLNSLKKMMNVAELELQNCELERIPHAIFSLSNLQELDLKSNNIRTIEEIISFQHLKRLTCLKLWHNKIATIPPSITHVKNLESLYFSNNKLESLPVAVFSLQKLRCLDVSYNNISVIPIEIGLLQNLQHLHITGNKVDILPKQLFKCVKLRTLNLGQNCITFLPEKIGQLSQLTQLELKGNCLDRLPAQLGQCRLLKKSGLVVEDHLFDTLPLEVKEALNQDINIPFANGI, from the coding sequence ATGTTTACCCTTGCAGAAGTTGCTTCACTTAATGACATTCAACCAACTTACCGAATCCTGAAACCATGGTGGGACGTGTTTATGGATTACCTGGCTGTCGTTATGTTGATGGTAGCCATCTTTGCAGGAACCATGCAACTTACCAAAGATCAGGTGGTCTGCTTGCCAGTATTGCCATCTCCTGTAAATTCAAAGGCACACACGCCCCCGGGAAACGGCGCCGTCACCACCAATATTCCCAAGATGGAAGCAGCCACTGACCAAGACCAAGACGGGCGGGCGGCAAGTGACATTTCCTTTGGCGCATCTGCTGTGACACCTGACATACCTCTCAGAGCCACATATCCTCACACCGATTCGACAGTTCCAAATcaggagacaaagaaagagaagaaagatccaACAGGCCGAAAGACAAACCTGGATTTTCagcaatatgtatttattaatcaGATGTGTTACCATCTGGCCCTCCCGTGGTATTCTAAGTACTTTCCATACCTTGCTCTCATACATACTATTATTCTCATGGTCAGTAGCAACTTTTGGTTCAAATATCCCAAAACATGCTCAAAAGTAGAACATTTTGTTTCAATATTAGGAAAGTGCTTTGAATCTCCTTGGACTACTAAAGCGTTGTCTGAGACAGCGTGTGAAGACTCGGAGGAAAACAAGCAGAGAATAACAGGTGCCCAGACTCTACCAAAGCATGTGTCTACCAGCAGTGATGAAGGGAGCCCCAGTGCCAGTACCCCGATGATCAACAAAACAGGCTTCAAATTCTCAGCCGAGAAGCCTGTGATTGAAGTCCCCAGCATGACCATCCTGGATAAAAAAGATGGGGAACAGGCCAAAGCCCTGTTTGAGAAAGTAAGGAAGTTCCGTGCTCATGTGGAAGACAGCGACTTGATCTACAAGCTCTACGTGGTCCAAACGTTTATCAAAACAGCCAAATTCATTTTCATCCTCTGCTATACTGCAAACTTCGTCAACGCCATCAGCTTTGAACACGTCTGCAAGCCCAAAGTGGAGCACCTGACTGGTTATGAGGTATTCGAGTGCACCCACAACATGGCTTACATGCTGAAAAAGCTTCTCATCAGTTATATATCCATTATTTGTGTTTATGGTTTTATCTGCCTCTACACTCTCTTCTGGTTGTTCAGGATACCTTTGAAGGAATATTCTTTCGAAAAAGTCAGAGAAGAGAGCAGTTTCAGTGACATTCCAGATGTCAAAAATGATTTTGCGTTCCTCCTGCACATGGTAGACCAGTATGACCAGCTGTATTCAAAGCGCTTTGGTGTGTTCCTGTCAGAAGTCAGTGAAAATAAACTTAGGGAAATTAGTTTGAACCATGAGTGGACATTTGAAAAACTTCGGCAGCACGTGTCCCGCAACGCCCAGGACAAGCAAGAACTCCATCTGTTCATGCTGTCCGGTGTGCCCGACGCTGTCTTTGACCTCACAGACCTGGATGTGCTAAAACTTGAACTGATTCCGGAAGCTAAAATTCCCGCTAAGATTTCTCAGATGACTAACCTCCAAGAGCTTCACCTCTGCCACTGCCCTGCAAAAGTGGAACAGACTGCTTTTAGCTTCCTCCGCGATCACTTGAGATGCCTTCACGTGAAGTTCACCGACGTGGCTGAAATCCCTGCCTGGGTGTACCTGCTCAAAAACCTTCGAGAGTTGTACTTGATAGGCAATTTGAACTCTGAGAACAATAAGATGATTGGACTCGAATCTCTCCGAGAGTTGCGGCACCTTAAGATTCTCCACGTGAAGAGTAATTTGACCAAAGTTCCCTCCAACATTACAGATGTGGCTCCACATCTTACAAAGTTAGTCATTCATAATGACGGCACTAAACTCTTGGTACTGAACAGCCTTAAGAAAATGATGAATGTCGCCGAGCTCGAACTTCAGAACTGTGAGCTGGAGAGAATCCCCCATGCTATTTTCAGCCTCTCAAATCTGCAGGAACTGGACTTAAAATCAAATAACATCCGCACGATTGAGGAGATCATCAGTTTCCAGCATTTAAAACGACTGACATGCTTAAAATTATGGCATAATAAAATCGCTACCATTCCTCCCTCCATCACCCATGTCAAAAACTTGGAGTCACTTTATTTCTCTAACAACAAGCTCGAATCCTTACCCGTGGCGGTGTTCAGTTTACAGAAACTCAGATGCTTAGATGTAAGCTACAACAACATTTCAGTGATTCCGATAGAAATAGGATTGCTTCAGAACCTGCAGCATTTGCACATCACTGGGAACAAAGTGGACATTCTGCCAAAACAGTTGTTCAAATGCGTGAAGTTGAGGACTTTGAATCTGGGGCAAAACTGCATCACCTTTCTCCCCGAGAAGATTGGTCAGCTCTCCCAGCTCACTCAGCTGGAGCTGAAGGGGAACTGCTTGGACCGCCTGCCAGCCCAGCTGGGCCAGTGTCGCCTGCTCAAGAAAAGCGGGCTTGTCGTGGAAGATCACCTTTTTGACACCCTGCCACTCGAAGTCAAAGAAGCATTGAACCAAGACATAAATATTCCCTTTGCGAATGGGATTTAA